A single genomic interval of Adhaeribacter pallidiroseus harbors:
- the ureE gene encoding urease accessory protein UreE, whose product MIIKEIIGNTAFLSLANRTVDYLYLEWFETTKRIIRKETAAGQEVAIKLLQEGLRLQEGDVLWVNESAAIVVSIIACEAIVITPQSLLQMGTVCYEIGNKHLPLFIQDDEVLVPYEAPLFRLLAASGYQPQIKTRKLLHMLKANVVPHEHERVSKSGETLFTKILNLSTKS is encoded by the coding sequence ATGATCATCAAGGAAATAATAGGGAATACAGCTTTTTTAAGTTTAGCAAATCGTACTGTTGATTATTTGTACCTGGAATGGTTTGAAACAACCAAACGCATTATTCGCAAAGAAACGGCCGCTGGCCAGGAAGTAGCCATAAAGCTTTTACAAGAAGGTTTGCGCTTGCAGGAAGGAGATGTTTTGTGGGTAAATGAGTCAGCAGCTATTGTGGTATCCATTATTGCTTGCGAGGCCATTGTTATTACGCCGCAAAGTTTATTGCAAATGGGTACTGTTTGTTACGAAATCGGCAATAAGCATCTGCCTTTATTTATTCAGGATGATGAAGTGTTAGTCCCTTACGAAGCTCCTTTGTTTCGCTTATTAGCCGCCAGCGGTTACCAGCCACAAATTAAAACACGCAAGCTTTTACACATGCTGAAAGCTAATGTGGTACCACATGAACACGAACGGGTAAGTAAATCCGGCGAAACCTTATTTACTAAAATCCTCAACTTAAGCACTAAATCTTAA
- a CDS encoding urease accessory protein UreF — MNEAVNLLHLLQLADPMLPIGGYSHSYGLETYVQLGLVRDTPTATELVETMLAQNIFYNDAAFVHLAYHAATATNFNEILLLDTECTALKSPREVRQASQKLGIRLLKIFQRLIESDLATAYETAIAQQQALGHYSLVFGIYAQALNINLTDALTAFYYNAAAGLVTNCVKLIPLGQMDGQKILFNLQNTITHLVANNLGLSRDLVGVCTVGFDIRSMQHERLYTRLYMS, encoded by the coding sequence TTGAACGAAGCAGTTAATCTACTTCATCTGTTGCAACTGGCAGATCCTATGTTGCCAATCGGGGGGTACAGCCATTCTTATGGTTTGGAGACATACGTGCAATTAGGCTTAGTGCGAGATACCCCTACCGCGACAGAATTAGTAGAAACCATGCTCGCGCAAAATATTTTTTACAACGATGCCGCTTTTGTGCATTTAGCATACCACGCAGCTACTGCTACCAATTTTAACGAAATACTATTACTCGACACCGAATGTACGGCTCTTAAAAGTCCTCGGGAAGTCAGGCAAGCCAGCCAGAAATTGGGCATCCGGTTGTTAAAAATTTTTCAGCGCTTAATTGAGTCCGACTTAGCCACCGCTTACGAAACCGCCATTGCTCAACAGCAGGCGCTTGGCCATTATAGTTTAGTTTTTGGAATATATGCCCAGGCTTTAAACATTAACCTAACCGATGCCTTAACCGCTTTTTATTACAATGCAGCGGCTGGCCTGGTAACAAATTGTGTCAAGCTAATTCCATTGGGCCAGATGGATGGGCAAAAAATCCTTTTTAATTTACAGAATACCATAACTCATTTAGTTGCCAATAATTTAGGGCTGTCAAGGGATTTAGTGGGAGTTTGTACCGTGGGTTTTGATATCCGGAGCATGCAGCACGAGCGGCTATATACCCGGCTGTATATGTCCTGA